In the genome of Daucus carota subsp. sativus chromosome 9, DH1 v3.0, whole genome shotgun sequence, the window TCTGATTATCTAATCTTTGTACAAAAAATGTATTGAAGTTCAGTAGGTACTTCAATAGATGtgaatgaaatatattatataaatgttaGTTTAATAGAATCAAAAtctgaataatatataaatatattatagatattatatattatatagatgtGAACTAAGTCAGAAACCTTATGAACTCAAATCTGAATAAATTAAATTGACAGTACCTTGTTCATTTTCTTCGACAAGCAATTAGTGAGAAGGCAAAAGAAAGCCAGAAACATAATGAACATGTGCATTTTCTTGGACCAAGTGGATATAAAGCAAAACGGGCTAAGTGGTGCATTGAGGACCCCATAGCTAGTCTTGAAAACTCGGAATCAATTGACTCGTCAATTTTATCGAGTGATCGAAGCAATCGGAGTTATGACTGGGTTAGAGCACGTACAAAAAAGAAGGAGGACGGCACTTATTACATCCCAAATAGTCAGACAAAGGAAGTATTTGGTAAAAtggtaaattatttaattttgctCTTTAGTAAATTGTGATTACCCTTTTTATGTACCATGGACATCATTATTTAGTAAACTGTTTGTTAATAATCTAACCCTTCATGCAGGGAGAGTTGCAGAAGCAAGTTGCAGACGGATCTTGGACACCACAGGGTCATGATGATATACTATCACGGGCACTTGGACGTAAGGAGCATGGAGGACGTGTTAGAGGTGTTGGAGGAGGAGCAAAAATCAAAGATGTCTTTGGATCGGGAAAAAGCAAACAGAGTGGGGTCATCTCGATGGATGAATTGGGCACGATCACACAAGAAATCACCAAGAAAGTTCAAAAGGAGTGTGATGAAAAGATCGAGATGATGAACACAAAAATTCATGGGATCTTTCAGCATTTAAAACAGATGGGTCTGTCACTTCCGGATGATAATTTCATGGATGATATCAGAAACCCAAGTCCTGATATTGTTCGAAGCAGCTGCCAGTCAATAGGAGGAGGAGAACATATATCAGAGCTGAAGGTTTAACAATTGTCTAGTGCTATACTAGCTATAATTgtcttcattttctttatttaatcttCTAATGCTTTTCTACTTGTATGAAAATGCAGACACCAACTCTTTGTCGGCTTTGTGTGGTAGATAAGGTAAAAGGTAGAGTTGTTGTGGCTAGGGGCACTGTATTTCCATCGAACAATGAAGGGGGAACATGATTCATAATAATCCACTTACTGCTCAAAATGTTAGAGTTTCAGTTGATGATGTTGTACCAGAATTTCAACTGACTCCCCTTCCAGTGCCTTGTTCTGAACATGAAACGATAGGAAATGCTGAGGGTAGTTTTGTGCAGTGGCCTAAGGAGCTCGTGATCTTAGGACAGGTATATAATTTACATTAAGGtactgaattttttttcacattCAATTGCTTTTTGTTTTTGTGCTTCTAACTGTGATTTCTTAGGATCCCGTATCGTTGGAGAAGAAAAAAGGTCATGAAAAAACCCCAGAAAATGTTGTCACAAAGCCTGAGAGTAAAGGTTCAGCGACTGAAATGAAGAAAGGCCTGAGTGATGAAAATTCAACTCAGAATTGTCGATCTTTACGCTACTTGCTTGAGCAACCTGGTTCAAAAGGTGCAACCTTTACTTTTGAAGATGGAACAATTACCATATATGTGACATACGAAGATGTTGatcaatttttgaaaaagagcTGGTTAAATATACCCATCTTGGAAATCTATTCGAAGTAAGAGTAGTCCTTTTTAAGAAAATGTGATCTTGAATTGTTTATTACTATGCATGTTTATTCTGATATATAATGCTGCAGGTACATTGGGAAATTGTGCAACGAGCTGAATGATGATAAATTTGCATTTATGTCACCATCTAGACTAGTGATAAATCACAAGCGTGAATATAAACGTATTGATGAGGTCATTCAGTATATGACAGAGTTTTTAGTTACAAACAAAGATAAGCGTTTTATCTTTACACCATACATCCAAGAGTAAGAactgaataaatttatttgagtATTTTTATTGACATTATAATCTATGTATGTTTATCATTTACGTGTGCATTGTTGTAGTGATCATTGGATGTTGCTTCTATTTTGTTTGGATGAAAGTGTCATTTACGTGTTTGATTCGTTGAGAAGGGAGCGGGATATTCGGTTGACAACACCTGCACGAACGTAAgtcatatttgattttaatttcaagaaGTAGATTTTATAAAAGATGTGGATTATGTAACCTATTCTTATTGTACAGGGCATATAAACTGTATGTAGCACAAGGTGGCAGAAAGAATAACCGAAAGGAATTTCTTTGGTGTCATGCAGATGTTCAGGTAGTTCCTGTATTAATATGACTTTCTTTCCTGACATGATTCATTTTGATAGTATCTTTTGTTTCTCTATATAGTGTCCTCAACAACAAGGAGGTACGGAGTGCGGTTTATTTGTTATGAGGTACATGCATGAAATATTCCTACTTTCTCAAAAAAATCCTAATACCAATTGGAAAGAGGTAAGAACAAAATATATAGTTAATGATTCTTTTGGGAATATTAAACTCATTATTTTGCCTAAATATGTTATCATCATTTGCATTTGTAAGGCCCTAGGCCCTGGTTCAAGAAGGTATTTAAAGAAGGAACTCAATGAGGTTCGAGAACTGTGGGCTGAGTTTTTTACAGTTGAATGTCTATAATCaggtttggaaacaacttcttccattaattaaattatttttttcactcCACTATATaatcaggtacaacaaattatatgtatttgtttGTAATCATTGAACTCCTTGTTGAattgttttgtttatatatacagtTAGTTGACAAACTGTAATGGCCAATACAAGCTTTTTAGTGCTAAGGACGAGAGCGAAGACTTCGAGGCAGCTGGCTTATTACTGCActgatttcataatttttagtgtTGACATGTAATTTCACTAGAAGAATTATGGGTTGTAATACATTTTAATCTTAATGTACATTGATTAATTCTCACatttaattaagtttttgtAATTTAAGTTTAATTAGTGCTATATATTGACTTTGGGTATTTGTTGTTGGATTTTATTTACATGAATGAATGATGCGCAGGgttaatatatgtattatataatataaatatggcACAGCAgctgggaaaaaaaaattaaaaaaaaaatactttaagcCACGGCAGTTTGACTGCCGACGCTTTCAGAACAATCTTTAGCGTCGGTCGTTTGACAGGCGACGCCTATGACTTACCACAAATCATGACTTTAAGCAACAGCATATTGACTAACCGACGCTAAAAGAAGGACTTCTAGCGTCGGCTCTTTGATCGGCGACGCTTAAAACTGTATTTTAAGCAACGGCATTCTGAAGAACCGACGCAATAAACAAACTTTAAGCGTCGGTTAAAGGGTCTATTGCGTCGGCTTTTAACCGTGGCTTGGACACTTTAAGCGTCGGTCTTTTTAACCGACTCAGTAGAGACCACCCTATAGCGTCGGGTCATATACTACGCTGAAACACCGACGCTAAAGGCCTAATTTGACCGTAGCTAAAAGCCTTTTCTGTACTAGTGAGATTAGGGCTTTtttgtatatttgtatatatgtcTGTGTAGGATTAGTAGTGAATTTGTTGGTATTGTGACTTAATTAGGTCTGATATTGTGGGTATTGTGACTTAATTAGGTCTGATATTGTGGGTATTGTGAATTAATTAGGtctgattttatatatatatctgtgtgtagGCTTTTGTATTAATTTTGTGGGTAATTTGATGTGGCAAATGATATAGGCCTGATTTCAATTTGTGTCAGCTTGTTCTGATTTTGTGTTAATTTTGTGACTAATTATATATAGGCAGGGGGTCATATGTGTAATGCTCTGTTATTGTGTGGTTAATTGTTTGAACAATATTTATGTAGAAGAATGGATGTAGAAGGAAAGAAATGGTTGTCGTTTCCGAGGTATAGTGAAATATATAGGCAGGGGGTGATAGATTTTGTTAGAAATGCATTTAAAAATCATGCCGTAGGAAATGAGTTGAAGTGCCCTTGTAGGAAATGTAGTAATCGATTCTGGAGTGGTGCAACTGCTATAGGTGACCATCTGATATGCAATGGACCTTCTCCACAGTGTGTTGATTGGATTCATGAAGTCTCGATGCTTAGGACAGACCGTGTTGTTGACGAGATGGAGACTGATCATATAGGTATGGGATTAGGAGATGAGTTTGATGTCATGCTACATTATACATATGGTAATGTGACTAGTAGTGGTGAAGATGGAATTAGAAAGGGATTAAATGATGATGCGAAGAAATTTTATCGACTTGTTAAGGAGGGTGGACAACCTTTATATCCTAACTGTAAAAAATTCACTCAATTGAGTTTTATAGTTAGGCTTTACCAAGTAAAGTGCATTCATGGATTTAGTGAGGCGGTCTTTACTGCGTTACTTGAGTTAATAAAGGAGGTTTTTACCGATGTAAATCTACCATCGTCGTTTAATGTGGCAAAGGGTATGATTAAAGACTTAAGTCCTGGTTACCAAAAGATACATGTATGTCCAAATGACTGCATGCTCTTTTGGGGAGAAAATGAGAGGCTGGATAAGTGCACAAAGTGTGGAACATCAAGATGGAAACTACATGAAGAGAAAATTGATTCGGTTGAGAACATGGATGTGTTAAAAGAATCTAAGGTCCCAGCAAAAGTAATGAGATATTTTCCTTTAAAGCAAAGGCTGCAAAGAATGTTCATGAGCTCTGATTTCTCTAACTCAATGACATGGCATG includes:
- the LOC135149353 gene encoding uncharacterized protein LOC135149353 isoform X2, translating into MSPSRLVINHKREYKRIDEVIQYMTEFLVTNKDKRFIFTPYIQDDHWMLLLFCLDESVIYVFDSLRRERDIRLTTPARTAYKLYVAQGGRKNNRKEFLWCHADVQCPQQQGGTECGLFVMRYMHEIFLLSQKNPNTNWKEALGPGSRRYLKKELNEVRELWAEFFTVECL
- the LOC135149353 gene encoding uncharacterized protein LOC135149353 isoform X1, translating into MSPSRLVINHKREYKRIDEVIQYMTEFLVTNKDKRFIFTPYIQDDHWMLLLFCLDESVIYVFDSLRRERDIRLTTPARTAYKLYVAQGGRKNNRKEFLWCHADVQCPQQQGGTECGLFVMRYMHEIFLLSQKNPNTNWKEVRTKYIVNDSFGNIKLIILPKYVIIICICKALGPGSRRYLKKELNEVRELWAEFFTVECL